A stretch of Anaeromyxobacter dehalogenans 2CP-1 DNA encodes these proteins:
- a CDS encoding cytochrome c3 family protein, whose protein sequence is MAVTRTTRLWRILALAAFTAGVLLAPADGGAAERKFKRKECLDCHTEEAKKFSAFRYSHEAVKKGECEACHQRHGIVPKLLLKESGNRLCYSCHKPASIGMDQPNVHAVLKTGSCTQCHAVHGSNAPHMLKAEGSAVCWECHDRKAFERKNVHPVLAKEGCGACHATHASAQKALLKAEEGQLCVKCHAPTSGGFAKAHGGYPVAGKRCSACHEPHSSDQPKLMKASVHSALSGGCDQCHAAPSSPKPFAVQAAGGKLCANCHDAKDVTKGQKVVHAPVRKEECGACHDPHASNSPAMTRAAGAALCTGCHAGKDAKKLVAHKPMSGPKACLGCHQPHSAPVKGLLATEVSKGCATCHPKVAEEGKRKVVHVPFKDGDCATCHDPHGSDFPGMMASRQDKLCFGCHADAETRFVKAHTHKPVLEGKCSACHAGHSTDRPKLLKTDGAKLCQGCHGELMKLASAGVVHKPFAEGACLTCHDPHGANAGGMIVKDQKALCLSCHAKVAASSDSAKSVHAAFASGECTKCHNPHGAKLKGLLNASGPDLCFSCHTKQKEKMAGETRHAPADDCLSCHSPHQSAQPKLTSEPVLALCEQCHDVKAPQFSTRHAGIDAKVMHCVACHDPHSSKDPKFLKTAVHPPFAARQCDSCHLPVGGK, encoded by the coding sequence ATGGCCGTGACGCGCACGACGAGACTCTGGCGGATCCTCGCGCTGGCGGCGTTCACCGCCGGCGTGCTCCTGGCGCCTGCGGACGGCGGCGCCGCCGAGCGAAAGTTCAAGCGGAAGGAGTGCCTCGACTGTCACACCGAGGAGGCGAAGAAGTTCTCCGCCTTCCGGTACAGCCACGAGGCGGTGAAGAAGGGCGAGTGCGAGGCCTGCCACCAGCGCCACGGCATCGTCCCGAAGCTCCTGCTGAAGGAGAGCGGCAACAGGCTCTGCTACTCGTGCCACAAGCCGGCGTCCATCGGGATGGACCAGCCGAACGTGCACGCGGTCCTGAAGACCGGGTCGTGCACGCAGTGTCACGCCGTCCACGGCTCCAACGCCCCCCACATGCTGAAGGCGGAGGGGAGCGCCGTCTGCTGGGAGTGCCACGATCGCAAGGCCTTCGAGCGCAAGAACGTGCACCCGGTGCTCGCCAAGGAGGGCTGCGGCGCCTGCCACGCCACGCACGCCTCGGCGCAGAAGGCGCTCCTCAAGGCCGAGGAGGGGCAGCTCTGCGTGAAGTGCCACGCGCCCACCTCCGGCGGGTTCGCCAAGGCGCACGGCGGGTATCCGGTCGCTGGAAAGCGCTGCAGCGCCTGCCACGAGCCGCACTCCTCCGACCAGCCGAAGCTCATGAAGGCGTCGGTCCACTCGGCGCTGTCCGGCGGCTGCGACCAGTGCCACGCGGCGCCGAGCAGCCCGAAGCCGTTCGCCGTGCAGGCGGCGGGTGGCAAGCTGTGCGCCAACTGCCACGACGCGAAGGACGTCACCAAGGGCCAGAAGGTGGTCCACGCGCCGGTGCGCAAGGAGGAGTGCGGCGCCTGCCACGACCCGCACGCCTCGAACAGCCCCGCCATGACCCGGGCTGCCGGCGCCGCGCTCTGCACCGGGTGCCACGCAGGCAAGGACGCCAAGAAGCTGGTCGCGCACAAACCGATGTCGGGGCCGAAGGCCTGCCTCGGCTGCCACCAGCCGCACTCGGCGCCGGTGAAGGGACTCCTCGCGACGGAGGTCTCGAAGGGCTGTGCCACGTGCCACCCGAAGGTCGCCGAGGAGGGCAAGCGCAAGGTCGTCCACGTGCCGTTCAAGGACGGTGACTGCGCCACCTGTCACGACCCGCACGGTTCGGACTTCCCGGGCATGATGGCGTCGCGCCAGGACAAGCTGTGCTTCGGGTGCCACGCCGACGCCGAGACCCGGTTCGTGAAGGCACACACCCACAAGCCGGTGCTCGAGGGCAAGTGCAGCGCCTGCCACGCCGGCCACTCGACCGACCGGCCCAAGCTGCTGAAGACCGACGGCGCCAAGCTCTGTCAGGGATGCCACGGCGAGCTCATGAAGCTCGCCTCCGCGGGCGTGGTCCACAAGCCGTTCGCGGAGGGCGCCTGCCTCACCTGCCACGATCCGCACGGCGCGAACGCCGGCGGGATGATCGTGAAGGACCAGAAGGCGCTCTGCCTCTCCTGCCACGCCAAGGTGGCTGCGAGCTCCGACTCGGCCAAGAGCGTCCACGCCGCGTTCGCGTCGGGGGAGTGCACCAAGTGCCACAACCCGCACGGCGCCAAGCTGAAGGGCCTGCTCAACGCCTCCGGCCCGGACCTCTGCTTCTCCTGCCACACGAAGCAGAAGGAGAAGATGGCCGGGGAGACGAGGCACGCGCCCGCGGACGACTGCCTCTCCTGCCACTCGCCCCACCAGTCGGCGCAGCCGAAGCTCACCAGCGAGCCGGTGCTGGCGCTCTGCGAGCAGTGTCACGACGTGAAGGCGCCGCAGTTCTCGACCCGCCACGCCGGCATCGACGCGAAGGTCATGCACTGCGTCGCCTGCCACGACCCGCACTCGTCCAAGGACCCGAAGTTCCTCAAGACGGCGGTCCACCCGCCCTTCGCTGCGCGCCAGTGCGACAGCTGCCACCTGCCGGTGGGCGGCAAGTGA